From the genome of Pedobacter sp. MC2016-14, one region includes:
- a CDS encoding putative LPS assembly protein LptD, with protein sequence MKLLQAIILITSFLLLTTVGNSVYAFQVPQQQDTSKKDTTKAGKIDSLKANPKGQSGLDAKVEYSAVDSTIHDYKSGTVYLYGKARVIYNTFELDADFIRYNSKNNTIFASGLKDQKGRYSGKPIFKMGAEGSSVADSLSYNTKTGKGNVYNTFTEQEGGFFSGGQSKKQPDDEIHVKNMIYSTCNLPHPHFGIFITKGIVAEKQIITGPVYFEIEDIPIPLGLPFAIFPKPNKKTSGFILPTPGEDATRGFFLQNGGYYMGINDYVDAKILGTIYTRGSYDATLSSNYTKRYKYTGNLNFAYSSMRFGLEGTPEYEPRKDFHVNWTHSQNANANPGSTFSASVNAGTSSYNLNTAGGSTYDPRAISANSLSSSISYSKTAGIFNLTVSANHSQETASKTVSLTLPNVNLSMTSINPFDSKDRVGEQKWFQKFNLGYNLAASNTVSTTEDLLFDKNALKRFQNGVTHNVTMSLPFTLAKYFNFSLSAPYTEQWHFQTLRQTALKRLNRTDSIAYDTIPGFKRSGEYNISGSVSTKIYNTLQFKNTGKIQAARHVMTPSVGFSYRPDFSQTKYGYYQNLTYQDGTEVFDPTYGRQKKYSIFQGSPYSGPGEGESASINFSLDNTVELKVLSSKDTTGSGTKKIPILQGLNFSGSYNFLSPKYKLSNIGFSGRSQFTDKLGINFNGTLNPYAVGDTTINGFQTKQVIDVYTFKLGKLPRLTSFGFSFDYSLNPEALKRRNQNGDKLKDEATRTGITPEQQQQLNAISRDPNAFVDFNIPWNFSFAYSFQYRTDDTGLNATTSNTVTFNGDFNATPNWKIQFNSGYDIKTKSVSMTNISIYRDLHCWDMSFNWVPFGTYKSYSVTLKVKASILQDLKLSKQQAFYTRY encoded by the coding sequence TTGAAACTTTTACAGGCTATCATTTTAATTACTTCTTTTCTTTTATTGACAACAGTCGGTAATTCGGTCTATGCCTTTCAGGTTCCGCAACAGCAGGACACCTCTAAAAAGGATACTACAAAAGCCGGTAAAATTGATTCCCTGAAAGCCAATCCAAAAGGCCAAAGTGGTCTTGATGCGAAGGTAGAGTATTCTGCCGTAGATTCTACCATTCATGATTATAAAAGTGGTACAGTATATTTATACGGTAAGGCCAGGGTAATTTACAATACTTTTGAGCTGGATGCTGATTTTATCAGGTACAACTCGAAGAACAACACCATTTTTGCCAGCGGATTAAAAGATCAAAAAGGGCGATATTCCGGAAAACCTATTTTTAAAATGGGTGCGGAAGGCTCTTCTGTAGCCGATTCCCTTTCTTATAACACCAAAACCGGCAAGGGAAACGTTTATAACACCTTTACCGAACAGGAGGGCGGGTTCTTTTCCGGCGGACAAAGCAAGAAGCAGCCTGATGATGAAATTCATGTTAAAAACATGATTTACAGTACCTGTAATTTGCCCCATCCGCATTTCGGTATTTTCATTACCAAAGGTATTGTGGCCGAGAAACAGATCATTACCGGTCCGGTCTATTTTGAAATAGAAGATATCCCTATTCCATTGGGCTTACCTTTTGCCATCTTCCCTAAGCCCAATAAAAAAACGTCGGGCTTTATCCTGCCCACGCCGGGTGAAGATGCCACCAGGGGCTTCTTTTTACAAAATGGAGGGTATTACATGGGGATAAACGACTATGTAGATGCCAAAATTTTAGGAACCATTTACACCAGGGGTTCTTACGATGCTACGCTTTCTTCCAATTACACCAAGCGCTACAAGTACACCGGTAACCTTAATTTTGCCTATTCCAGCATGCGTTTTGGTTTGGAAGGTACGCCGGAATATGAACCAAGGAAAGATTTTCACGTCAACTGGACACACAGCCAGAATGCCAATGCCAATCCGGGAAGTACCTTTAGTGCCAGCGTAAATGCCGGAACATCCAGTTATAACCTGAATACTGCCGGTGGTAGTACGTATGATCCAAGGGCAATTTCGGCAAACAGTTTATCGTCCAGTATCAGTTATTCCAAAACTGCGGGCATATTTAACCTGACCGTTTCTGCCAACCATAGCCAGGAAACGGCCTCTAAAACAGTCTCGTTAACCTTGCCAAACGTTAACTTAAGTATGACGAGTATCAACCCTTTTGATTCTAAAGACAGGGTGGGCGAGCAGAAGTGGTTTCAAAAATTTAACCTGGGCTATAACCTTGCCGCCAGTAATACGGTAAGCACTACAGAAGATCTTTTATTTGATAAAAATGCATTAAAGCGCTTTCAAAATGGGGTAACGCATAATGTTACCATGTCATTGCCTTTTACACTGGCTAAATATTTTAATTTTAGTTTAAGTGCGCCATATACAGAACAATGGCATTTTCAAACCCTGAGACAAACTGCTTTAAAAAGGCTAAACAGGACAGATTCCATAGCATACGACACCATTCCGGGCTTTAAAAGATCCGGAGAATATAACATTTCGGGAAGTGTTTCTACCAAAATATACAACACTTTACAGTTTAAAAATACAGGTAAAATACAAGCAGCCAGACATGTAATGACCCCTAGTGTTGGTTTTAGCTACCGTCCGGATTTTTCACAAACCAAGTATGGTTACTATCAAAACCTAACCTACCAGGATGGTACCGAAGTATTTGATCCAACCTACGGCAGACAAAAAAAATACTCTATTTTTCAGGGCTCTCCATATTCAGGGCCGGGCGAGGGAGAAAGTGCAAGCATAAACTTTAGTCTGGACAATACGGTAGAATTAAAGGTGCTTTCTTCCAAAGATACCACAGGGTCTGGAACCAAGAAAATCCCGATTCTTCAAGGCTTAAATTTTAGTGGCTCTTATAACTTCTTGTCTCCAAAATATAAACTTTCCAATATTGGTTTTAGCGGTCGCTCGCAGTTTACAGATAAGCTGGGCATCAATTTCAACGGTACCTTAAACCCTTATGCGGTTGGCGATACCACCATTAATGGTTTTCAAACCAAGCAGGTTATTGATGTATATACTTTTAAACTTGGTAAACTGCCGCGTTTAACCAGCTTTGGGTTCTCTTTTGACTACAGTTTAAACCCGGAGGCTTTAAAAAGAAGAAACCAGAACGGTGATAAGCTGAAAGATGAGGCGACAAGAACGGGCATTACGCCAGAACAGCAACAGCAACTGAATGCCATTAGCCGTGATCCTAATGCTTTTGTTGATTTTAACATTCCATGGAATTTCTCTTTTGCGTACAGTTTCCAGTACCGTACAGACGATACAGGCTTAAATGCTACAACCAGTAATACTGTGACCTTTAACGGTGATTTTAATGCCACACCAAACTGGAAAATCCAGTTTAACTCTGGGTACGACATTAAAACTAAATCTGTGTCCATGACCAATATCTCTATTTACAGAGATTTGCATTGCTGGGACATGAGTTTTAACTGGGTACCTTTTGGAACCTACAAAAGTTATTCTGTAACGCTAAAGGTTAAAGCGTCTATTTTACAAGATTTAAAGCTGAGCAAGCAACAGGCTTTCTACACACGATACTAA
- a CDS encoding competence/damage-inducible protein A, which produces MLAEIITIGDEILIGQIVDTNSAWMARQLNLAGIQVKQITSVSDDASHIVEALQQAEKRAQIILITGGLGPTKDDITKVTLAKYFNMGFRRDEETLRHVEQIFARSNRPMIEMNKMQADVPDGCIVIQNKNGTAPCMWFNQNERIFVSMPGVPFEMMYLMDDEILPRLKKTFDLPFIYHKTLLTAGIGESFLAAEIEELESALPAHIKLAYLPRLGQVRLRLSASGTDEALLKAEVDEQANLIVQKVKQYVVAEEDIAIEKALLDYMKAAKLTLSTAESCTGGYIAHLITQHPGCSAVYAGGAVTYANELKKSVLAVQEETLLNYGAVSEQTVAEMALGALTQFKTDCSIAVSGVAGPDGGTAEKPVGTVWIAVAIRGVVHTKLFKLGNKRVQNIERAAISALGMLLQELHKQGQAAVIV; this is translated from the coding sequence ATGTTAGCAGAAATTATTACCATAGGCGATGAAATCCTGATTGGTCAGATTGTAGATACCAATTCTGCCTGGATGGCCAGACAGCTCAACCTTGCAGGTATCCAGGTTAAACAGATTACTTCGGTTTCTGATGATGCCAGCCATATTGTAGAAGCTTTACAGCAGGCAGAAAAAAGGGCGCAAATCATTTTAATTACCGGGGGACTGGGGCCAACCAAAGATGACATTACTAAAGTTACTTTGGCCAAATATTTTAACATGGGTTTTCGCAGAGATGAGGAAACGCTGAGGCATGTAGAACAGATTTTTGCGCGCTCTAACCGGCCCATGATAGAAATGAACAAAATGCAGGCCGACGTTCCTGATGGCTGTATCGTTATTCAAAATAAAAACGGAACCGCACCCTGTATGTGGTTTAATCAGAACGAGCGTATTTTTGTCTCAATGCCAGGGGTACCTTTTGAAATGATGTACCTGATGGATGATGAAATACTGCCCCGGCTAAAAAAGACCTTCGACCTTCCATTTATTTACCATAAAACATTATTGACCGCCGGCATCGGCGAATCCTTTTTGGCTGCAGAAATTGAAGAATTGGAATCTGCATTGCCGGCTCATATTAAGCTGGCTTACCTTCCCCGTTTGGGGCAAGTCCGTTTAAGGCTAAGTGCTTCTGGTACCGATGAAGCCTTACTAAAAGCAGAAGTAGATGAGCAGGCAAACCTGATTGTACAAAAAGTAAAGCAATATGTGGTGGCAGAAGAAGATATTGCCATTGAAAAGGCCCTGTTAGACTACATGAAGGCTGCTAAGCTTACCTTATCTACCGCAGAAAGTTGTACAGGTGGTTACATTGCCCATTTAATTACGCAGCATCCCGGATGTTCTGCTGTTTATGCAGGCGGGGCCGTTACCTATGCCAATGAACTGAAAAAATCTGTATTAGCGGTACAAGAAGAAACCTTGCTCAACTATGGTGCGGTAAGCGAACAGACGGTAGCTGAAATGGCATTGGGTGCCTTAACACAGTTTAAAACAGATTGCTCCATTGCCGTAAGCGGGGTTGCTGGTCCCGATGGTGGCACAGCAGAAAAGCCAGTGGGTACCGTTTGGATTGCGGTAGCCATCCGGGGGGTAGTGCATACCAAATTATTTAAGCTTGGCAACAAAAGGGTCCAAAATATAGAGCGTGCGGCAATTTCTGCCCTGGGTATGTTGCTGCAGGAACTGCATAAACAAGGCCAAGCTGCTGTTATTGTGTAG
- a CDS encoding dihydrolipoamide acetyltransferase family protein, with the protein MAQYELLLPKMGESVAEATVIKWLKQPGDLIQLDDILLEIATDKVDSDVPSPVTGKLVKHLFAADEVVQVGAVIAIIETDEPIAETPVSQNSDAEPLLEDPEPNVASIPGSELLNPVVVSQESNAEASGRFYSPLVKSIAIQEGISFTELDTLQGSGAEGRLTKDDLLAYISSKNGMNGAVEITITPPPPEPQPIPSAVQSAPVQQPLPVTASLSGTDEIIEMDRMGKLIADHMVMSKHTSAHVTSFVEADVTNLVLWREKVKKNFEKRENEKITFTPIFIEAVTKAIKDFPMINISVNGTQIIKKKDINIGMAAALPNGNLIVPVIKNADQLNLVGLTKAVNDLAARSRASKLKPDETQNGTFTLTNIGSFGNVMGTPIINQPQVAILAIGTIKKKPAVIETEYGDVIAIRHMMFLSLSYDHRVVNGALGGTFVKRVGDYLENWDINREI; encoded by the coding sequence ATGGCTCAATACGAATTACTGTTACCTAAAATGGGAGAGAGTGTTGCCGAGGCAACGGTCATCAAATGGTTAAAACAACCAGGTGATCTGATACAGCTGGATGACATCTTGTTGGAAATTGCAACAGATAAAGTGGATTCGGATGTACCTTCGCCAGTAACAGGAAAGCTGGTCAAGCACCTTTTTGCTGCCGATGAGGTTGTTCAGGTGGGTGCGGTGATTGCCATTATAGAAACGGATGAGCCGATTGCCGAAACACCAGTATCGCAAAACAGTGATGCAGAACCCCTGCTGGAAGATCCAGAGCCTAATGTAGCGTCTATTCCTGGTTCAGAACTTTTAAATCCGGTTGTAGTTTCACAAGAAAGCAATGCTGAGGCTTCTGGTCGCTTTTATTCTCCTTTGGTTAAAAGTATTGCTATCCAGGAGGGTATTTCTTTTACAGAGCTGGATACACTTCAGGGAAGCGGTGCAGAAGGTAGATTAACCAAGGATGATCTTTTGGCTTATATTAGCAGTAAAAATGGGATGAATGGAGCTGTAGAAATTACAATTACTCCTCCGCCACCAGAACCACAGCCAATACCTTCAGCGGTTCAATCGGCACCGGTGCAACAGCCCCTTCCTGTAACGGCCAGCTTAAGTGGTACAGACGAGATCATTGAAATGGACAGGATGGGCAAGCTCATTGCAGACCATATGGTGATGAGCAAACACACTTCTGCACATGTTACTTCTTTTGTAGAAGCAGATGTTACCAACCTGGTACTGTGGAGAGAAAAAGTAAAGAAAAACTTTGAGAAAAGGGAAAATGAGAAAATTACTTTCACGCCTATTTTTATTGAGGCGGTAACAAAAGCAATTAAAGATTTCCCGATGATTAACATATCCGTTAACGGTACACAGATCATCAAGAAAAAAGACATTAATATTGGTATGGCTGCTGCTTTGCCAAATGGAAATTTAATAGTTCCGGTCATTAAAAATGCAGATCAGTTGAACCTTGTGGGTTTAACCAAAGCTGTAAATGACCTTGCTGCGCGTTCCAGGGCTTCAAAGCTTAAGCCAGACGAAACGCAAAACGGTACCTTTACGCTCACCAACATCGGCTCGTTCGGGAATGTGATGGGTACGCCGATCATCAATCAGCCGCAAGTGGCCATTTTAGCCATAGGTACCATTAAAAAGAAACCCGCTGTAATAGAAACCGAATACGGAGATGTAATTGCCATCAGGCACATGATGTTCCTTTCCCTATCTTATGACCATAGAGTTGTAAATGGCGCCTTAGGAGGCACCTTTGTAAAAAGGGTAGGAGATTACCTGGAAAATTGGGATATCAACAGAGAAATTTAA
- a CDS encoding homoserine dehydrogenase, whose amino-acid sequence MSKTLKIGLFGFGVVGQGLHDIIRGQELNLEIIKIAIKNPDKKRSLNSKLFTANHDEILDNPEINTIVELIDDADAAFAITKKALINGKNVVSANKKMIANHLAELVELQAKHGTSLLYEGAVCGSIPIIRNLEEYYDNELLHGISGIFNGSSNYILSKIFNEDMPYDQALKQAQDLGFAETDPIMDVGGYDPKFKLAIATAHAYGLFINPDKILNVGIQNLSDNDIQYAREKNFKIKLVPTARKISTKQVVTYVLPKFVKADDFLYNVENEYNGVTVQAAFADKQFFFGKGAGGHPTGAAVLSDIAALRYDYRYEYKKYHQHNGLVHTDNVNIEVYLRYVHEYTLDKLKVENIVERFSRNDYKYVIGNVNLKTLLANKELLTNKDVFIAHTGKYTYTEDQIKAIADEGLELAQ is encoded by the coding sequence ATGAGCAAGACACTCAAAATCGGGTTATTCGGGTTTGGCGTAGTGGGCCAGGGATTACATGACATCATCCGTGGACAGGAACTTAACCTGGAAATCATCAAAATCGCGATCAAAAATCCGGACAAAAAAAGAAGCCTTAATTCTAAATTATTTACGGCAAATCATGATGAGATCCTGGATAATCCGGAAATTAATACCATAGTAGAATTAATTGATGATGCAGACGCTGCATTTGCCATCACTAAAAAAGCATTGATAAATGGCAAAAACGTAGTCTCTGCAAATAAAAAAATGATTGCAAATCATTTGGCAGAATTGGTAGAATTGCAGGCTAAACATGGTACTTCTTTATTATATGAAGGTGCTGTTTGCGGCAGTATCCCAATTATCAGAAACCTGGAAGAATATTACGACAATGAGTTGCTGCATGGCATCAGCGGAATTTTTAACGGTTCTTCAAATTACATCCTCTCTAAAATCTTTAATGAAGATATGCCCTATGACCAGGCCTTGAAACAAGCTCAGGACTTAGGCTTTGCAGAGACAGATCCGATTATGGATGTTGGTGGTTATGATCCTAAATTTAAACTGGCCATTGCTACTGCTCATGCTTATGGGTTGTTCATCAATCCGGATAAAATTTTAAATGTAGGGATCCAAAACCTCTCTGACAATGACATTCAGTACGCCCGAGAAAAGAACTTTAAAATTAAACTGGTACCCACAGCACGTAAAATCAGCACTAAACAGGTGGTAACCTATGTACTGCCTAAGTTTGTAAAAGCAGATGACTTCTTGTACAACGTAGAGAATGAGTACAACGGCGTAACGGTACAGGCTGCTTTTGCAGATAAACAGTTCTTTTTTGGTAAAGGTGCGGGCGGGCACCCTACTGGTGCGGCGGTTTTATCAGACATTGCTGCGTTGCGCTACGATTACCGCTACGAATATAAAAAATACCACCAGCACAATGGCTTAGTGCATACGGACAATGTAAACATAGAGGTTTACTTGCGTTATGTACACGAATATACGCTGGATAAGCTCAAAGTAGAAAACATTGTAGAGCGCTTTTCGCGCAACGATTACAAATATGTAATTGGCAATGTAAACTTAAAAACCCTATTGGCCAATAAGGAATTGCTGACCAATAAAGATGTGTTTATTGCCCATACAGGCAAATACACCTACACAGAAGACCAAATTAAAGCGATTGCAGACGAAGGTCTGGAACTGGCTCAATAA
- the metX gene encoding homoserine O-acetyltransferase, whose product MSTIHTYNYTRQFKLENGKKLKGIEIAYHTYGKLNANKDNVIWACHALTANSDVLDWWKGLFGSNALFNPEEHFIVCANVLGSNYGSTNPLSINPVTGLPYYLAFPELTIRDFVQAHQLLAAHLAIDTIKVLIGGSLGGQQALEWSIMEQNRIKNLILVASNALHSPWGIAFNESQRLAISTDRTFYAQKPDGGLKGLKVARSIALLSYRTYDAYAATQLESVNDKTSGFRAASYQNYQGEKLCNRFNAYSYWYLSKAMDSHNVGRGRKSVVDALASVKSNTLVIGIENDVLFPITEQKFMSDHIKDAEFAAVASAFGHDGFLIETGVLTNIISNFLKNSTSKKIIKLHKIA is encoded by the coding sequence ATGAGCACGATACACACATACAATTATACCAGGCAGTTTAAACTGGAAAACGGGAAGAAGCTAAAGGGAATTGAGATTGCTTACCATACGTATGGAAAATTAAACGCCAATAAAGACAATGTGATCTGGGCATGTCATGCTTTAACAGCAAACTCAGATGTATTGGACTGGTGGAAAGGACTTTTTGGAAGCAATGCTTTATTTAATCCTGAAGAACATTTTATTGTATGTGCAAATGTACTGGGTTCTAATTATGGCAGCACCAATCCACTGAGCATAAATCCGGTAACGGGTTTACCCTACTACCTTGCTTTTCCTGAACTTACCATCAGAGATTTTGTGCAGGCGCACCAATTGCTGGCCGCACACCTTGCTATTGATACCATTAAGGTACTGATTGGGGGTTCTCTGGGCGGACAGCAAGCACTGGAATGGTCAATTATGGAGCAAAACAGAATTAAAAACCTGATTCTCGTAGCCTCTAATGCGCTACACTCGCCCTGGGGAATTGCTTTTAATGAAAGTCAGCGACTGGCCATTAGCACAGACAGGACTTTTTACGCGCAGAAACCAGATGGAGGACTAAAAGGATTAAAAGTGGCCAGAAGTATTGCCTTACTCTCTTACCGTACTTATGATGCTTATGCTGCTACGCAGCTGGAAAGCGTAAATGATAAAACAAGCGGCTTTAGGGCGGCATCTTATCAAAACTATCAGGGAGAAAAGCTCTGCAACAGGTTTAATGCCTACAGCTATTGGTACCTGAGCAAAGCCATGGATAGTCATAATGTGGGTCGTGGCAGGAAAAGTGTGGTAGATGCCCTTGCCAGCGTAAAATCCAACACATTGGTTATTGGCATTGAGAACGACGTTCTTTTTCCCATTACGGAACAAAAATTTATGAGCGATCATATTAAAGATGCAGAATTTGCAGCCGTAGCCTCGGCTTTTGGACATGATGGCTTTTTAATTGAAACTGGTGTATTAACCAACATCATCAGCAATTTTTTAAAAAACAGTACAAGTAAGAAAATTATCAAATTACATAAAATAGCATAA
- a CDS encoding O-acetylhomoserine aminocarboxypropyltransferase/cysteine synthase family protein: MSTSHKFETLQVHAGQEIDPSTGSRAVPIYQTTSYGFKNSEHGANLFALKEFGNIYTRIMNPTTDVFEKRVAALEGGVAAVAVASGQAAQFIALNNILEAGDNFVSSTHLYGGSYNQFKVAFKRLGITVKFANGDDPNDFEAKIDAKTKAIYVESIGNPSFSIPDFERLSSIAQKHDLPLIVDNTFGAAGYLFKPLEHGAHVVVQSATKWIGGHGTSVGGVIVDGGNYNWGNGKFSQFTAPSEGYHGLVFNDVFGIGGPFGNIQFAIRARVEGLRDFGPALAPFNSFLLIQGLETLSLRVQRHVDNALALATWLQQHPAVKQVNYPGLESSPYHTLAKKYLQNGFGAVLSFELKGDKETATKLVDSLELVSHLANVGDAKTLIIQPSATTHQQLSDEEQLAAGISPQLLRVSVGIEHIDDIKADFEQAINKSTKQI; encoded by the coding sequence ATGTCAACCTCACATAAATTTGAAACTTTACAAGTCCACGCAGGACAGGAAATCGATCCATCAACAGGCTCACGCGCAGTACCCATCTATCAAACTACTTCGTACGGATTTAAAAATTCTGAACATGGCGCCAATCTTTTTGCTTTAAAAGAATTTGGCAACATCTACACCAGGATCATGAACCCAACAACAGATGTTTTTGAAAAACGGGTAGCGGCACTTGAAGGTGGTGTGGCAGCTGTGGCAGTAGCCTCAGGACAAGCTGCTCAGTTTATTGCACTAAACAACATTCTGGAAGCGGGAGATAATTTTGTATCCTCAACGCACCTGTATGGTGGTAGCTACAACCAGTTTAAAGTTGCGTTTAAGCGCCTGGGCATAACGGTTAAATTTGCCAATGGCGATGATCCAAACGATTTTGAAGCTAAAATAGATGCCAAAACCAAGGCTATTTATGTAGAAAGCATAGGAAACCCATCTTTTAGCATTCCTGATTTTGAAAGGCTTTCTTCTATTGCCCAAAAACATGATTTACCCCTCATTGTAGACAATACCTTTGGTGCCGCAGGATACCTGTTTAAACCATTAGAGCATGGTGCGCATGTTGTGGTGCAATCTGCCACCAAATGGATAGGCGGCCATGGTACCAGTGTTGGTGGCGTGATTGTAGACGGCGGGAATTACAATTGGGGAAACGGTAAGTTCTCACAATTTACCGCTCCTTCTGAAGGTTATCACGGATTGGTTTTTAACGATGTATTTGGTATTGGCGGCCCATTTGGCAACATTCAGTTTGCCATCCGCGCAAGGGTTGAAGGCCTAAGGGATTTTGGTCCGGCACTGGCGCCTTTCAATTCCTTTTTATTGATCCAGGGATTGGAAACACTTTCTTTACGGGTACAACGCCATGTAGATAACGCGCTGGCCCTGGCAACCTGGCTGCAACAGCATCCGGCGGTTAAACAAGTAAACTACCCGGGACTGGAAAGCAGTCCTTACCATACACTAGCTAAAAAATATTTACAAAACGGCTTTGGCGCGGTGCTTTCTTTTGAACTTAAAGGAGATAAGGAAACTGCTACCAAATTGGTAGACAGCCTTGAACTGGTAAGCCATCTGGCCAATGTGGGTGATGCAAAAACGCTGATCATCCAGCCTTCTGCCACTACACATCAGCAATTGAGCGATGAAGAACAGCTTGCGGCAGGGATTTCTCCTCAATTACTAAGGGTATCTGTAGGGATTGAACATATTGACGACATCAAGGCCGATTTTGAACAAGCCATCAACAAAAGCACTAAGCAAATTTAG
- a CDS encoding PLP-dependent aspartate aminotransferase family protein translates to MPKIETTAIHAGNIKTATGDVTQPISLSTTFFRDETGGYPGGHMYSRVSNPNRAALEQVLTQLEGGADACAFSSGNTAGMALFQALKPGSHIIAPDDMYWGFKKQLQSLFEGILEIDFIDLTQIGEIAQYIKHNTVMIWVETPSNPLLKITDVAAVASIANEHQLLLACDSTFASPCLQNPIVLGAHIVMHSSTKYIGGHSDVLGGVLVTAKKDEFWERIRNIQQVGGAVPAPFDCYLLLRSIKTLAYRMRGHSANGMALARYLEQHPKVEAVYYPGLSSHPQHEIAKKQMSDFGGMLSILVKGTGETAKKVVNSVHLFAQATSLGGVESLIEHRASVEGPDTKTPQNLIRISAGLEHIDDLINDLSQALG, encoded by the coding sequence ATGCCTAAAATAGAAACCACGGCCATACACGCCGGAAACATTAAGACCGCAACCGGAGATGTAACACAGCCAATCTCCTTATCTACAACATTTTTTAGAGACGAAACCGGAGGTTACCCCGGGGGACATATGTACAGCCGCGTTAGTAACCCAAACCGCGCTGCACTTGAACAGGTGCTTACCCAACTGGAAGGCGGAGCCGATGCCTGTGCTTTTTCTTCGGGCAATACTGCTGGAATGGCACTTTTTCAGGCCCTGAAGCCAGGAAGTCATATTATTGCGCCTGACGATATGTACTGGGGTTTTAAAAAACAGCTGCAATCTTTATTTGAAGGCATCCTGGAAATTGATTTTATTGACCTTACACAAATTGGGGAAATTGCGCAATATATAAAGCACAATACGGTGATGATTTGGGTAGAGACACCCTCTAACCCGCTTTTGAAAATTACCGATGTGGCAGCTGTAGCCAGCATTGCGAACGAGCACCAGCTTTTGCTGGCTTGCGACAGCACCTTTGCTTCGCCATGTCTTCAAAATCCGATCGTATTGGGGGCACACATCGTGATGCATTCCAGTACAAAATATATCGGCGGCCATAGTGACGTGTTGGGCGGCGTATTGGTAACGGCAAAAAAAGATGAATTTTGGGAGCGAATCAGGAACATACAGCAGGTTGGCGGTGCCGTACCTGCTCCTTTTGATTGTTATTTGCTCTTAAGGAGCATTAAAACCTTGGCCTATAGAATGCGCGGACATAGTGCAAACGGAATGGCACTGGCACGATACCTGGAACAGCACCCCAAGGTAGAAGCAGTTTATTATCCTGGACTGAGTTCTCATCCGCAGCACGAAATTGCCAAAAAACAAATGTCTGATTTTGGCGGGATGCTTTCTATTCTGGTAAAAGGTACAGGCGAAACCGCTAAAAAGGTGGTGAATAGCGTACACTTATTTGCCCAGGCTACCAGTCTTGGCGGTGTAGAAAGCCTCATTGAGCACCGTGCCTCTGTAGAAGGGCCAGACACCAAAACCCCACAGAATTTAATTCGGATCTCTGCCGGACTGGAACACATTGACGACTTAATCAACGACTTAAGCCAAGCTTTAGGATAA
- a CDS encoding lipocalin family protein produces the protein MKRILFIAAILCGSLMVLQSCSSTKGTTAGADLKRGKVTGTWLLNTVSFEGIPSVAVKSLFDEASYKCFEGSTWRFTNSGNGSYALPGGNGCDAKTQTIFWSVSTADETFQFKKLYEGDKAKNVTTGYRLILSATTGDNLVLKSPIQYGNTTAYIVLNYTKAQ, from the coding sequence ATGAAAAGAATATTATTTATAGCGGCCATTTTATGCGGTTCATTAATGGTTTTACAAAGCTGTTCGTCAACAAAAGGAACTACTGCCGGTGCAGATTTAAAAAGAGGTAAGGTAACAGGCACCTGGTTGTTAAATACAGTTAGCTTTGAAGGTATTCCTTCTGTAGCGGTTAAATCATTGTTTGATGAAGCTTCGTATAAATGTTTTGAAGGTAGTACCTGGAGATTTACCAACAGCGGTAACGGAAGTTACGCTTTGCCAGGTGGCAATGGCTGCGATGCAAAAACGCAAACCATATTCTGGTCTGTAAGCACTGCCGATGAGACTTTTCAATTTAAAAAGCTATATGAAGGTGATAAAGCCAAAAACGTAACTACAGGTTACAGGCTTATTCTTTCTGCAACTACCGGTGATAACCTGGTTTTAAAATCACCCATCCAGTATGGCAATACTACTGCTTACATCGTATTAAATTATACAAAAGCACAATAG